From a single Candidatus Hydrogenedentota bacterium genomic region:
- the truA gene encoding tRNA pseudouridine(38-40) synthase TruA, translating into MNTTMETALRAVVRYDGTHFAGWQKQPGKRTVQGVLESAMSRIAGQPVRVQGASRTDAGVHALGQVCSCRWPGPFPARLRRALSRMLGPEIRVAELTETTPDFNARFSARAKRYAYSLDLGKEADPLSARYAWHVPYRVELERVRALLPLVEGAHDFAGFQSAGSPAESTVRTIFSARLESGGLIQARDAEFLWRIELYGDAFLYHMVRNITGTLIEVARGRFPPAFFEACLKGRGPFQGYCAPAHGLTLVCVAYEESGRTAQA; encoded by the coding sequence GTGAATACGACCATGGAAACGGCGCTGAGAGCCGTCGTGCGTTACGACGGCACGCATTTCGCCGGGTGGCAGAAACAGCCCGGCAAACGCACGGTGCAGGGCGTGCTCGAATCCGCCATGAGCCGAATCGCGGGGCAGCCCGTGCGCGTGCAAGGCGCGAGCCGCACCGACGCGGGCGTGCATGCGCTCGGGCAGGTCTGCTCGTGCCGGTGGCCCGGCCCTTTTCCCGCGCGGTTGCGGCGCGCCTTGTCGCGCATGCTCGGGCCGGAAATACGCGTGGCGGAACTGACCGAGACCACCCCGGATTTCAATGCCCGTTTCTCGGCAAGGGCCAAGCGCTACGCCTATTCCCTGGACCTGGGCAAGGAGGCCGACCCGCTGTCAGCGCGGTACGCTTGGCACGTGCCCTATCGCGTCGAACTCGAACGCGTGCGCGCGCTGTTGCCGCTGGTCGAGGGCGCGCACGATTTCGCGGGCTTTCAAAGCGCGGGCAGCCCGGCGGAATCGACGGTGCGCACCATATTCTCGGCACGGCTCGAATCCGGCGGACTCATCCAGGCGCGCGACGCGGAATTTCTCTGGCGCATCGAACTCTATGGAGACGCGTTCCTCTACCACATGGTCCGCAATATCACAGGCACGTTGATCGAGGTCGCGCGGGGACGCTTCCCCCCCGCTTTTTTCGAGGCTTGCCTGAAGGGGCGGGGTCCGTTCCAAGGGTATTGCGCGCCCGCGCACGGGCTGACGCTGGTCTGCGTCGCATACGAGGAATCGGGCAGGACTGCGCAAGCGTGA
- the trxA gene encoding thioredoxin, which yields MGKAVELTKSNFAATVSGGVTLVDFWAEWCGPCRMVAPVIEELAGQYEGKAKIGKVNVDHEQALAEQFGVSSIPTLVVLKDGKEATRFVGVTAKDQLSKAIDAAL from the coding sequence ATGGGGAAAGCCGTTGAACTGACCAAGAGCAACTTCGCCGCGACAGTGAGCGGCGGCGTGACGCTTGTCGATTTCTGGGCGGAATGGTGCGGCCCCTGCCGCATGGTCGCGCCGGTCATCGAGGAACTGGCGGGGCAATACGAGGGCAAGGCCAAGATCGGCAAGGTCAACGTGGACCACGAGCAGGCCCTTGCCGAGCAGTTTGGCGTGTCCAGCATCCCGACCCTGGTCGTCCTCAAGGACGGCAAGGAAGCAACACGCTTCGTCGGCGTGACGGCGAAGGACCAGTTGTCCAAGGCCATTGACGCGGCGCTCTGA